A section of the Corynebacterium auris genome encodes:
- a CDS encoding YebC/PmpR family DNA-binding transcriptional regulator codes for MAGHSKWATTKHKKAANDAKRAKMFAKMIKDIEVAARSGGGDPAGNPTLETMIAKAKRASVPNDNIERARKRGSGEEAGGANWESVMYEGYGANGVAVLVECLTDNRNRAATEVRTAMSKNGGNLGESGSVAYLFSRVGVVTLQKGDLSEDDVLAAVLEAGAEEVNDRGEEFEVVCAPTDLHAVRDALKAEGIEVEDADQDFRASVEVEMDLDGAKKMERLIDALEDSDDVQNVYTNMSISDEVAAQLDDE; via the coding sequence ATGGCTGGCCACTCAAAGTGGGCGACAACCAAGCACAAGAAGGCTGCCAACGACGCCAAGCGCGCCAAGATGTTCGCCAAGATGATTAAGGACATCGAGGTCGCCGCGCGCTCTGGCGGCGGCGACCCGGCCGGTAACCCCACCCTGGAGACGATGATCGCGAAGGCGAAGCGCGCCTCCGTTCCCAACGACAACATCGAGCGCGCCCGTAAGCGCGGCTCCGGTGAGGAGGCCGGCGGCGCCAACTGGGAGTCGGTCATGTACGAAGGCTACGGCGCGAACGGCGTCGCTGTGCTCGTGGAATGCCTGACGGATAACCGCAACCGCGCCGCCACCGAGGTCCGCACGGCGATGTCGAAGAACGGCGGCAACCTCGGCGAGTCCGGCTCCGTCGCCTACCTCTTCAGCCGCGTCGGCGTGGTCACGCTGCAGAAGGGGGACCTGAGCGAGGATGACGTCCTCGCGGCGGTACTCGAAGCTGGCGCCGAGGAGGTCAACGACCGGGGGGAGGAGTTCGAGGTGGTGTGCGCTCCGACCGATTTGCACGCGGTGCGCGACGCTTTGAAGGCGGAAGGCATCGAGGTCGAGGACGCGGATCAGGACTTCCGGGCTTCGGTGGAGGTCGAGATGGACCTCGACGGGGCGAAGAAGATGGAGCGGCTGATCGACGCCCTCGAGGACTCCGACGACGTACAGAACGTGTACACGAACATGTCCATCTCCGACGAGGTCGCCGCCCAGTTGGACGACGAGTAA